A portion of the Girardinichthys multiradiatus isolate DD_20200921_A chromosome 23, DD_fGirMul_XY1, whole genome shotgun sequence genome contains these proteins:
- the mbnl3 gene encoding muscleblind-like protein 3 isoform X2, whose product MAVSMTMGRDTKWLTLEVCREYQRGTCSRSDSDCKFAHPSRSCHVENGRVIACFDSLKGRCTRENCKYLHPPPHLKTQLEINGRNNLIQQKAAAAMLAQQMQFMLPGAQLQPITTFPVTPSLATGPSMAFSPYLSHMGPAMGLMPELLPSTPLLVPGSPTSLTAMGNGSSAQKHARTDKLEVCREFQRGNCTRGESDCRYAHPLEAGMVDCSENSVIVCMDYIKGRCSRDKCKYFHPPAHLQARIKASQHQASQNTAPAPLALAPGAVHSLPKRPILEKSNGAAAVFNPSMFHYQQALANMQLQQPAFIPTVPMMHGATSTVSSASTPVTNVPFAESAASNQTPQSF is encoded by the exons ATGGCTGTCAGCATGACAATGGGACGAGACACCAAATGGTTGACCTTGGAAGTGTGTCGCGAGTACCAGAGAGGCACCTGCTCGCGGTCCGATTCCGACTGTAAGTTTGCACATCCCTCCCGGAGCTGCCATGTGGAGAACGGCCGAGTCATCGCTTGCTTTGATTCGCTCAAG GGCCGCTGCACACGAGAGAATTGTAAATACCTGCACCCTCCTCCGCACCTGAAAACTCAGCTGGAGATTAATGGAAGAAACAACCTGATCCAACAGAAAGCCGCGGCTGCCATGTTGGCTCAACAGATGCAGTTCATGCTACCCGGAGCGCAGCTGCAGCCCATT ACAACCTTTCCAGTGACACCTTCCCTGGCCACAGGTCCCAGCATGGCATTCAGTCCTTATCTGAGCCACATGGGCCCAGCCATGGGCCTGATGCCTGAGCTGCTGCCCAGCACTCCCCTTCTTGTCCCTGGGAGTCCCACCAGTCTGACAGCAATGGGCAATGGATCCTCGGCACAAAAGCACGCTCGCACAGACAAGCTTGAG GTTTGCAGAGAATTCCAGCGAGGTAACTGCACACGGGGTGAGAGCGACTGCCGCTATGCTCACCCTCTGGAGGCCGGCATGGTGGACTGCAGCGAAAACTCCGTCATTGTTTGCATGGACTACATAAAGGGCCGCTGCAGCCGGGACAAGTGCAAGTACTTTCACCCACCGGCTCACCTGCAGGCCAGGATCAAGGCTTCACAGCACCAAGCCAGTCAAAACACAGCGCCTGCACCCTTG GCTTTAGCTCCAGGCGCCGTACATTCGCTGCCAAAGAGGCCGATCTTAGAGAAGAGCAATGGAGCTGCTGCAGTCTTCAACCCTAGCATGTTCCACTACCAGCAAGCCCTGGCTAACATGCAGCTCCAGCAACCAGCCTTCATCCCCACTG TTCCCATGATGCACGGTGCCACCTCCACTGTTTCGTCGGCCTCGACCCCCGTCACCAATGTTCCTTTCGCTGAATCCGCCGCCTCGAATCAG ACTCCTCAGAGCTTCTGA
- the mbnl3 gene encoding muscleblind-like protein 3 isoform X1, producing the protein MAVSMTMGRDTKWLTLEVCREYQRGTCSRSDSDCKFAHPSRSCHVENGRVIACFDSLKGRCTRENCKYLHPPPHLKTQLEINGRNNLIQQKAAAAMLAQQMQFMLPGAQLQPITTFPVTPSLATGPSMAFSPYLSHMGPAMGLMPELLPSTPLLVPGSPTSLTAMGNGSSAQKHARTDKLEVCREFQRGNCTRGESDCRYAHPLEAGMVDCSENSVIVCMDYIKGRCSRDKCKYFHPPAHLQARIKASQHQASQNTAPAPLALAPGAVHSLPKRPILEKSNGAAAVFNPSMFHYQQALANMQLQQPAFIPTVDSSELLTSEPVELHCVPMENHFCPVPKLLVAAPVGINSVSLSRNPS; encoded by the exons ATGGCTGTCAGCATGACAATGGGACGAGACACCAAATGGTTGACCTTGGAAGTGTGTCGCGAGTACCAGAGAGGCACCTGCTCGCGGTCCGATTCCGACTGTAAGTTTGCACATCCCTCCCGGAGCTGCCATGTGGAGAACGGCCGAGTCATCGCTTGCTTTGATTCGCTCAAG GGCCGCTGCACACGAGAGAATTGTAAATACCTGCACCCTCCTCCGCACCTGAAAACTCAGCTGGAGATTAATGGAAGAAACAACCTGATCCAACAGAAAGCCGCGGCTGCCATGTTGGCTCAACAGATGCAGTTCATGCTACCCGGAGCGCAGCTGCAGCCCATT ACAACCTTTCCAGTGACACCTTCCCTGGCCACAGGTCCCAGCATGGCATTCAGTCCTTATCTGAGCCACATGGGCCCAGCCATGGGCCTGATGCCTGAGCTGCTGCCCAGCACTCCCCTTCTTGTCCCTGGGAGTCCCACCAGTCTGACAGCAATGGGCAATGGATCCTCGGCACAAAAGCACGCTCGCACAGACAAGCTTGAG GTTTGCAGAGAATTCCAGCGAGGTAACTGCACACGGGGTGAGAGCGACTGCCGCTATGCTCACCCTCTGGAGGCCGGCATGGTGGACTGCAGCGAAAACTCCGTCATTGTTTGCATGGACTACATAAAGGGCCGCTGCAGCCGGGACAAGTGCAAGTACTTTCACCCACCGGCTCACCTGCAGGCCAGGATCAAGGCTTCACAGCACCAAGCCAGTCAAAACACAGCGCCTGCACCCTTG GCTTTAGCTCCAGGCGCCGTACATTCGCTGCCAAAGAGGCCGATCTTAGAGAAGAGCAATGGAGCTGCTGCAGTCTTCAACCCTAGCATGTTCCACTACCAGCAAGCCCTGGCTAACATGCAGCTCCAGCAACCAGCCTTCATCCCCACTG TAGACTCCTCAGAGCTTCTGACCTCTGAACCAGTGGAGCTGCACTGCGTTCCCATGGAAAACCATTTCTGCCCTGTCCCCAAACTGCTGGTGGCGGCCCCAGTGGGAATAAACTCAGTAAGCCTTTCACGAAACCCCAGTTAG
- the mbnl3 gene encoding muscleblind-like protein 3 isoform X3, producing the protein MAVSMTMGRDTKWLTLEVCREYQRGTCSRSDSDCKFAHPSRSCHVENGRVIACFDSLKGRCTRENCKYLHPPPHLKTQLEINGRNNLIQQKAAAAMLAQQMQFMLPGAQLQPITTFPVTPSLATGPSMAFSPYLSHMGPAMGLMPELLPSTPLLVPGSPTSLTAMGNGSSAQKHARTDKLEVCREFQRGNCTRGESDCRYAHPLEAGMVDCSENSVIVCMDYIKGRCSRDKCKYFHPPAHLQARIKASQHQASQNTAPAPLALAPGAVHSLPKRPILEKSNGAAAVFNPSMFHYQQALANMQLQQPAFIPTVPMMHGATSTVSSASTPVTNVPFAESAASNQ; encoded by the exons ATGGCTGTCAGCATGACAATGGGACGAGACACCAAATGGTTGACCTTGGAAGTGTGTCGCGAGTACCAGAGAGGCACCTGCTCGCGGTCCGATTCCGACTGTAAGTTTGCACATCCCTCCCGGAGCTGCCATGTGGAGAACGGCCGAGTCATCGCTTGCTTTGATTCGCTCAAG GGCCGCTGCACACGAGAGAATTGTAAATACCTGCACCCTCCTCCGCACCTGAAAACTCAGCTGGAGATTAATGGAAGAAACAACCTGATCCAACAGAAAGCCGCGGCTGCCATGTTGGCTCAACAGATGCAGTTCATGCTACCCGGAGCGCAGCTGCAGCCCATT ACAACCTTTCCAGTGACACCTTCCCTGGCCACAGGTCCCAGCATGGCATTCAGTCCTTATCTGAGCCACATGGGCCCAGCCATGGGCCTGATGCCTGAGCTGCTGCCCAGCACTCCCCTTCTTGTCCCTGGGAGTCCCACCAGTCTGACAGCAATGGGCAATGGATCCTCGGCACAAAAGCACGCTCGCACAGACAAGCTTGAG GTTTGCAGAGAATTCCAGCGAGGTAACTGCACACGGGGTGAGAGCGACTGCCGCTATGCTCACCCTCTGGAGGCCGGCATGGTGGACTGCAGCGAAAACTCCGTCATTGTTTGCATGGACTACATAAAGGGCCGCTGCAGCCGGGACAAGTGCAAGTACTTTCACCCACCGGCTCACCTGCAGGCCAGGATCAAGGCTTCACAGCACCAAGCCAGTCAAAACACAGCGCCTGCACCCTTG GCTTTAGCTCCAGGCGCCGTACATTCGCTGCCAAAGAGGCCGATCTTAGAGAAGAGCAATGGAGCTGCTGCAGTCTTCAACCCTAGCATGTTCCACTACCAGCAAGCCCTGGCTAACATGCAGCTCCAGCAACCAGCCTTCATCCCCACTG TTCCCATGATGCACGGTGCCACCTCCACTGTTTCGTCGGCCTCGACCCCCGTCACCAATGTTCCTTTCGCTGAATCCGCCGCCTCGAATCAG TAG